ATAGTAAACCAGTTAAAAAAAGAATTCGAAAATAATCCAAATGTTTTTGCTTTTTGGTTAGAAGGTTCGGATGCTATTGGTAAAAACGATGAGTACTCTGATCTTGATCCATGGCTAGATGTTGCTGACGGTAAAGAGGAAGAAATTTTTAATAAAGTTGAAATTGCCTTAAAAAATATTGCGTCGCTTGATATTAGTTTTGAAGTCGAACACCCAGATAAAAAGATACGGCAAAAATATTATCATTTAAAAGGCACGTCCAAGTACCTATTGATTGACTTATGTATTCAAAGCCATAGTCGCAAGTTCAAATTTATAAAAGGACACAAATATGAGGTGCCGCAAGTAATTTTTGATAAAAATAATGTGATCCGCTTTTTGACAATTGAAAATGAAAATTTAAAAATGCAAAACCAGCAGAGACTTCACTACTTAGAAAATAGGTTCGGGCAAACAGCAAGAGTAAAAAAATATATTAAAAGAGGTAAGTTCCTTGAGGCGCTGATATATTATCATGAATGGGCATTAAAGCCGTTAGTCGAGCTATTACGAATTAAATATACTCCATTGATTTCAAATTACTATTTAGTTAAAATTTCAGATGATCTCCCCAAGGAGGCATTAAAGAAGGTTGAGGATTTGTATAGGGTTAGTTCAATATCAGAAATTGAAAAAAAATTACCAAATGCACAACATCTGTTTGAGGCTACAATGGAAGAAGTTAAAGCAAAAATTAAAAGTTAGGGATGGGTGGCTGAGTGGTCGAAAGCGCTTGCTTGGAGTGCAAGTATACGGTAACCCCGTATCATGGGCGCGCCCCGTACTGAGCGGAGAGATGGCCGAGTGGTTTAAGGCGCACGCTTGGAAAGCGTGTAATCCCTTTAAAGGATTCACGGGTTCGAATCCCGTTCTCTCCGCCTAGTACGGGGTGAAAATCCCATCCCTTCCGCCGGACCGGATAGGTTCGTCCGGTTAGCCAACCGGACAGCCCAGTCGCATGACTGGGCGAATCCCACCCCCTCCGCCAATACAAAAGATCATATGAATGAAGTCACAATACCACAACAAGATTTTGACATCACTTTAAACGAAGTTGATGAGTTATTGAACCAAAAAGATTATGACACATTAGAGGCAAACTTAGTTCAGTGCGATGTTTCTTTGTTGGTTGATATTATCGATGGAATTATTGATGGCCGCAAAAAAATATTTTCGTTACTCCCGCCGGAACGGCAAGCCAACTTAATTTTGAAATTAAGTGAAAATAGCCAAGATGAAATTTTGTCGGCCCTAAGCAACGAGGCTTTAGCGCGCATTATTCGATTTATGGAAGATGACAACGCCACCGATTTGATTCAGCTTTTACCAAGCGATAGAACAGAAGGAATCTTAGCTGCGTTGTCACCCCGCAAGCGAACCCGGGTATCACAGTTATTAAAATTTGATCCGGACACTGCCGGCGGTATAATGGATATGTATTTTATTCAAGTTAAGCCAAGCGAAACAGTTGAGGCGGTTCGAAAAAAGGTTCATGAGTATCAAAAAGAGCACGGCGGGTTCCCAAGAGTTTTAATAGAAGATGCTCAAGGTAATATTGCAGGCTACGCACCCACGCGAAAGTTAATCGGGGAGCCTGGTAAAACAGAAATAGCCCGACTATCTCGTCCAGCAATTTATGTTAGTTATGACGAGGACCAAGAAGTAGTTTTAAACAAGGCCCTGGAACATAATTTTACTGGTATTGTCGTGACCGATGAACAAAATAAAGTTGTCGGCGTTATTCGCCAACAAGATTTTTTGAAAGTTGCGCAAGAAGAAGCGACCGAAGATATTTTACATTTATCAGGTTTATCGAAAGAAGAAAATTTACTTGATTCGCCCCTGCTAGCCTTGCGCCGCCGTTACGGTTGGCTTTTGATTCATTTAATTATGACTTCAATGGCGGCGTCGCTAGTGACTTTATTTCACGGCACTTTGGCGGGTTTTGTAATCTTGGCCGCTTATTTGCCAATTATTGGCGGCACAGGCCGTAATGTTTCAACTCAATCTTTTGCGGTGGTTGTGCGGGCAATGAGTTTAGGGGAGATGGATTTGAAAATTGGCGGCAAGGTGCTGCTAAAAGAAATCAGAGTTGGTTTAATGATAGGCATACTGCACGGGATTATTTTGGCCGCAATCAGTTATATTTTTACCCAAAACATAATGTTATCTTTAGTCCTGTTTTTAACCATGTCTGTTTTACTGCTGATCGCTGGATTTTTAGGCTCAATTATTCCCATCACCTTACGCCAGCTTAAATTTGACCCAGCTATTTCTTCGACCGTATTTATTACTACTCTGGCTGACGCTTTTGGCTATTTAATTTTTTTAAGCTTAGCCCATTTTTTATTAGTTTAATATGTCGGAAATTGATGAGATTAAAAATCGAGTTGACGTCGTTGATCTAATTTCAGAATATATCCAACTTAAGCAAGCCGGCACGAACTGGAAGGGGCTGTGCCCGTTTCATACTGAAAAAACGCCATCATTTATGGTTTCTAAGGATAAGCAATTTTGGCATTGTTTTGGCTGTTCGGAGGGTGGTGACATTTTTACGTTTTTGCAAAAAATTGAACATCTGGATTTCCCAGAAGCTTTAAGAATTTTAGCCCAAAAAGCTGGCGTTCAGTTAAAAACTTATGATCCTAAAATCGAGTCAGTTAAAAACCGCTTAATTGATATAAATACTTTAGCAAAAAAGTTTTGGCACAAAATTTTGTTAGAATCTAAATCAGCAAAAAAGGCTCGGCAGTATTTAGAGGGCCGTGGCGTTGCTCCCAGTACGATAGAAACTTTTGCATTAGGCTATGCGCCAAACGATTGGGATACGACTAGTCAATTTTTAAAAAAGAAAGGTTTTAATGATAAAGAAATATTTTTATCTGGCTTAAGTGTAAAAAAAGATAAGGGCAGCGGTTTTTATGACCGCTTCAGGGGAAGAATTATGTTTCCCATTGAAGATACTCATGGCAGCACCATCGGTTTTTCTGGCCGTACTTTAGAAGGCGATATTAAGGAAGCAAAATATATTAATACTCCTCAAACTCAAATTTATGATAAAAGTTTGACTTTGTATAATTTTCATCGAGCCAAAGATTTTATTAAGCAGGCCGATAATGTAGTTATTGTTGAAGGACAGATGGATGTGATTGCCGCGCATCAAGCTGGCACTAAAAATGTAGTCGCCAGTTCCGGAACGGCTTTTAATTTAAAAGATTATCAACTGATGAAGTTGGACCGTTTAACTAAAAATATCACTTTCGCTTTTGATGCTGATAGCGCCGGACAAGCCGCTGCTAACCGGGGGGTGGCTTTAGCATTGGGGTTTGGCTTTAATGTGAATATTATTGTTTTACCGACCGGCAAAGATCCTGATGAATGCATCCAAAAAGATATTGATGGGTGGAAAAAGGCAGTTGCCCAAGCCGGTTCTTTTATTGAGTATTTTTATAATAAGGTAGTTGGCAGCTTAGACCCAAACGACATTCAAAGTAAGAAACAAGCCGAAATTGAACTAGTGCCCGTGTTAAATTTAATTCCGCCTGGCTTGGAGCGAACACATTGGGTACAAAAAGTTGCCCATGCCTTAAATTATCCCGAAGCAGAATTAAGAGAGGCGTTAAAAAAATATGCTAAAGGCCATTCGTCCGAAGGCAGCCAACCAAAGCCCGCCTCAAACAAAAGCAGCCCAGAAAAAACTATTGCTGAGCAAATTTCAGATAGAATCATT
The Candidatus Buchananbacteria bacterium CG10_big_fil_rev_8_21_14_0_10_42_9 DNA segment above includes these coding regions:
- a CDS encoding DNA primase → MSEIDEIKNRVDVVDLISEYIQLKQAGTNWKGLCPFHTEKTPSFMVSKDKQFWHCFGCSEGGDIFTFLQKIEHLDFPEALRILAQKAGVQLKTYDPKIESVKNRLIDINTLAKKFWHKILLESKSAKKARQYLEGRGVAPSTIETFALGYAPNDWDTTSQFLKKKGFNDKEIFLSGLSVKKDKGSGFYDRFRGRIMFPIEDTHGSTIGFSGRTLEGDIKEAKYINTPQTQIYDKSLTLYNFHRAKDFIKQADNVVIVEGQMDVIAAHQAGTKNVVASSGTAFNLKDYQLMKLDRLTKNITFAFDADSAGQAAANRGVALALGFGFNVNIIVLPTGKDPDECIQKDIDGWKKAVAQAGSFIEYFYNKVVGSLDPNDIQSKKQAEIELVPVLNLIPPGLERTHWVQKVAHALNYPEAELREALKKYAKGHSSEGSQPKPASNKSSPEKTIAEQISDRIIGVAISFPDQLGYIIDHVPPELIRGEVNQDLYKELILYYTEASKIDTQTLLERLKKFESTVNVLILLAGDLASDADSRLVLNELNQLIYRLQKQHYTQLLIDIQRRISAAESRGDNEALESLSREFNILTKQMQQLDSQ
- the mgtE gene encoding magnesium transporter translates to MNEVTIPQQDFDITLNEVDELLNQKDYDTLEANLVQCDVSLLVDIIDGIIDGRKKIFSLLPPERQANLILKLSENSQDEILSALSNEALARIIRFMEDDNATDLIQLLPSDRTEGILAALSPRKRTRVSQLLKFDPDTAGGIMDMYFIQVKPSETVEAVRKKVHEYQKEHGGFPRVLIEDAQGNIAGYAPTRKLIGEPGKTEIARLSRPAIYVSYDEDQEVVLNKALEHNFTGIVVTDEQNKVVGVIRQQDFLKVAQEEATEDILHLSGLSKEENLLDSPLLALRRRYGWLLIHLIMTSMAASLVTLFHGTLAGFVILAAYLPIIGGTGRNVSTQSFAVVVRAMSLGEMDLKIGGKVLLKEIRVGLMIGILHGIILAAISYIFTQNIMLSLVLFLTMSVLLLIAGFLGSIIPITLRQLKFDPAISSTVFITTLADAFGYLIFLSLAHFLLV